Within the Candidatus Hydrogenedentota bacterium genome, the region CGATGATTCCGACGAACCGAAACGCGCCGCGGCGGGGCTTCCCTCGAAATTTCGCGCGCGCCGCGACCTGCTCTTCGAGTTCTTGAACAGGCACGAACCGCTCGACCGCGCCATGACCGATCTGGCCTACAACGTGGCTGACGCCGCGTTCAACAAGGTCTGGCACGATCAGCACTTCACCTGGACCATCGGCGAACGCCTCCGCGTCATGCTGAAAGGCCTGAATCGAACCCTTCCGAACGACGATTTCGCGGAACTCGTGCGCCGTCACGAAGAGATGGAGCTCGAATATCGGCCCGACCCCGTCCCGGGAGTCCATGAGGCTATTCGGACCCTCGCCGGAAAGTACAAGCTCGCGATCGTGTCGGACGCCATCGTGAGCCCCGCGCGGTGTCTTCGTGAACTCCTGCGGGGCATAGGAATTCTGGATTGTTTCAGCGCGTTTGTGTTCTCCGATGAAGCCGGCTG harbors:
- a CDS encoding HAD family hydrolase, with protein sequence MTKRPVEAITFDFWDTIVVDDSDEPKRAAAGLPSKFRARRDLLFEFLNRHEPLDRAMTDLAYNVADAAFNKVWHDQHFTWTIGERLRVMLKGLNRTLPNDDFAELVRRHEEMELEYRPDPVPGVHEAIRTLAGKYKLAIVSDAIVSPARCLRELLRGIGILDCFSAFVFSDEAGCSKPAPGVFVAAAEKLGCSIPGIVHVGDREHNDVGGPHAVGARAVLLTAAKDRGSESSKADAVCRSFADLPTVIESLER